gttgtgcagaaaattgttgttgaccgttggaacaagatgaccacccccttacatctcttagcatttgctttgacgccaaaattttatagtgcagagatgcttgcaacaccaaggagggtgccaccatatagagatgcagaggttgcttctggctatagggctgcctttaaaaagatatatcaagatgaggagacaagaaatattgtcatgagggagtttggccaatttgtatctgcaaaaaatcatgatgttgtagctcttaatgctagatatgggatggatgctgatgagtggtggtatgtacatggtcaaggctccatttacttgcagcctcttgcaattaaacttaactcccaagtatgtatctttttattttttatttttatagttttccaattccatttgatgctatcatttttttattttataattttaatttgtaaatttctaattatgttttaacttttaacaggttgcaagttcttcttcagctgagcggaattggagtacatactccttcatccactcagtcaaacgtaatcgtttgggtgcaaagaaagctgaggatttggtctacgtacactccaaccttcgtttgttgtcacataaggaccctgaatatagtgagggtgtaacaaggaattgggatctagcccctgagtgtgctgatttagatgctacagttgcacaactttgccaagtctctatagacgaggcggttatggaatttgagagagacatagctagtgggagtggcattccatttgatattggttcaattgatgctgaatttgaaccacttgatgaccgtggacttgggttggatgcttcagatgaagatgaatatggaatttaaatcccatagatggcttgtaatttgaatgtataactttatactttattgtgtcatgacattttcacattttgaaacttgaaacttgaatattatcttttttgcaaattatgaatatgatattacatttatgatttatgatatatcaatatcagaatatttattggcattggcaattatggatttatgatttattaatttatgatttatctgttatcatctatgtatcattgtatgggaaagttacattgtatgtttgatgtttcatatttgtatgtttgaactgtgaacatatataattttgatgtttgaagtttgaacatatatatatatatatatatatatatattaaaaaaaattaaaatatatatatatatgtacggatgaacccgtacccgtacccaaatttttttttttttgccgaatccgcgaacccgtacccgaatccgaacccgaatccgaaccggaaccggtaacttaggaTTTTAGCATGTTAAGGAAAAATGCAAGGACATAAAAAATTTCATGGATTTTTAGTGAATGAGGAAAAATCCATGTGCTTAAACAAAAATCATAGATTTTTAGTGAATGAGGAAAAATCCATGTGCTTAAACAAAAATCATGGATTTTCCACTGTCATGTAAAAATCTCCATTTCCTCACTTGGTCGTGGATTTTAGAGGCTTCATGGATAAATTCACTTCTTCAAGAAACTCGTGGATTTTGGTCACGTTGCTTAGCATTAGTGGTCTTCACATTTGCCACCTTTTCACATAAAATTGGGTCTTTTATCTCCTCGTCATTAGGGGTTTTGAACTTTGATCCACCAACAATGGCATCTATTAGATTTTGCCAATAAAGAGAcctaaaataaagaaaagaaaagtaaaaaatttagaatttaaattcaaaaaaccTTTAAATTTTAAAGAGACAAagaaatcataaaatcactttacaacaaaaataaaaatatatttactgGGTCACATGAAATAGAATGGAACAATAGAATCAAAAGTCTTTGTTGTACTCCTTGCCATGTGAGGCTTGCTTTTATTTTGATTGTACTCTCAAGTCTCAAGGGGTGATTGGGAAATTGGGGTAGTGTGAGTTACAATATATGAATCTAAATTGGATTTGCAAACTAAGTCAGAGAATGGAAGGATGGAAGAAGTAGAAGTCTCCTTGAACTTGGCCTACGGATGTCATCTTGTCTTGTTGCCTATTTTTAAGGTCTTTTTTCTCTTCAAAGGACTCCATTTCAGTTTTTGACCTCATGCATAATGTCAAGAAGACTTTCCAACTTGGATTCTTTCTAATTGGGGTTGAcattataataatttataaatttcaaatatATTGCAATAACAAATAAACATAAAATTAATTAACATTTAGTGTTAGGATTAAAAAAGACAAACATTTAAGGTTTGtagatgagaaaaaaaaaaaaaagtccattATGGAACAAGAAAAAAAAGAGGGTAAAAATTTGTTTCTCATTCTGAAAATTTAAAATGGAAAAGAATGCCAAATGTAGAAAGCATACTGAATGAAATATTGCATATAATTTTTGGTATTTGTCATGTCATTGGTATCTTTATccttcaaggatgatgtcaatagaTGAGAGGCTGGTACATGTTCTTAGAGGCACGCATGGAAATAGGTttatcaagaaagaaagaaaggctgTTGGACCATAAGTCCTACCAGCTCACTATCAAAATCAATCCTAGTAAATTGGCATTTTTTATTTGATCACTTACATTGATAGGAACTGAGGAAAATGAAaagattatgtattgcattgacaAAGTCACCATAATTTATCTAATTTTTATGTCAAATTCCTTCTTCGTAATCCATGGTATTGCAAAAGATAGATTCAGTGCATATATGTGGCAAATTTTGTCAATACGCCAGATTAAATGAATGCCCTAGAAAAGCAAATATTTTCCTGTGAATTTTATATGATTTATTAAATATCAagagtttttaatatatttttccaaaaattaatGGTCATCAGTTTATTTGTTCATACAAATTTATTTTTGAAAGTTATTATTAATATTGATTTCCAGTTGTTGACACACACATAGAAATGCCTTTTTGAATTCCTACGGATTGCTCCTGATGCCTTCTTCGACTAGGGTTTCTGCTACTGCCTCTTCACAACTTAATGATGTTGGGACTAAGATTGGCAAGATGAATGGTAGTTTCAGGCATGGTGACTTTGTGTTCTGCTTGATGGGATTAATACTTAGGGAAACATCAAACAGATTTCTTCTTGCATTTTGCCTATGCCCTTCGCGAGTGGTGATTATGGCAAAAATTTGATCAATAACGATGCGATCGATTCAGGAAGGCAGGCCATAGCTGTTGTGTGCTCTCAGAATGGCTCAGGATTCGCCACAAGCTTTATGACTATGAACCCTAGGGCGTTCTCATAGGCAGCAACTAGGGCTGGCTCCAAAAGAGATTTGGATCCGACTTTTGGGGTCAATAAGTGGAGCGAAAGACCCTATCAGAGGTTGAATGGGAGGAATCCTAGGGCGAGCTGGGAGGGGAATTGGAAAACCCAGAA
The nucleotide sequence above comes from Cryptomeria japonica chromosome 11, Sugi_1.0, whole genome shotgun sequence. Encoded proteins:
- the LOC131036324 gene encoding uncharacterized protein LOC131036324, which codes for MSMIRYADTDRPCLGEIYDGMDCMVEKIKEVINRKENDPTETFFKVVQKIVVDRWNKMTTPLHLLAFALTPKFYSAEMLATPRRVPPYRDAEVASGYRAAFKKIYQDEETRNIVMREFGQFVSAKNHDVVALNARYGMDADEWWYVHGQGSIYLQPLAIKLNSQVASSSSAERNWSTYSFIHSVKRNRLGAKKAEDLVYVHSNLRLLSHKDPEYSEGVTRNWDLAPECADLDATVAQLCQVSIDEAVMEFERDIASGSGIPFDIGSIDAEFEPLDDRGLGLDASDEDEYGI